Genomic window (Halorientalis sp. LT38):
GCGCGGATGGAACAGCGCCGTCATCACGGCCCGTTCGGCGGCGGCGGTGTCCAGCAGGGACTCACAGACCGCCCACGCGCGGGCGAACTCCTCGCCGGGGTCGGGGAGGTGTTGCTCCATCAGGGTCAGCGGGAACACCACGAACTCGTCGTCGAACGGTCTGACGACGTCGTAGCCGAACTGGAACCCACACTCCGTCCTCGAGCCGAGCGACGCGTCGTACTCGAGCCCGATGGCCTCGTGATGGCGCCACGTGTCCGGAATCTCCAGGTTCAGGTAGTGCTGTCGACCGCCCCTGATCTCGCCGTCGACGACCGATTCGATGCGCGATTTCTCACGCTGCAATCGCTCGCGATCGTCCGGCGTGTGAAACGAGCCGTGCAGGCCGACCTCCCAGCCGTCCCCCTCGAGTCGACGGAGGACGGTGGCGAGCTCCGGGTCCCGGACGTCGTACCGACCGAGCGCCTGCACGAGCGCGTCGAAGTCGAGGAGGTCGGTCGGCGAGTGGTTCCACACCGGCGGTTCGCTCAGGAAGTAAAACGCCGAACGCACGCCCAGGTCCGCCTCCAGGTCCGTGATCGTCTCGAACTGCCAGTAGGGGTTCCGGCCGGGCAGCAGGTCGAGCAGGTGGCTCGGTGCTCGCTCCGTCACCGCGTAGAACAGCGACTGGTAGGTCTTGTACGGTCTATCGACGTCGTGGGTGAGACAGAGCGCGAACGGGTAGTCGGTGTTCTCGACGACGGTCATTCAACGTGACACCCTGGCCGTCCGCGGTTCGCTTCCGTCGACGCCGGTTTCGAGCGCCGACACGATCCGTGCGGCAGCGTTGCCGTCCCCGTACGGGTCCGGTTTCGTCGTGGTGTCGAACACCCGACCGAGATTGCGCTCGATCGCGCCGCTGTCCGAACCGACGAGGACGTTCCAGCCGCAGGCGACCGTCTCCTCCCACTCGGTCTCCTCGCGGAGCGTCACGCAGGGGGTGTCCAGGTAGAAGGCCTCCTTCTGGACGCCACCGGAGTCGGTCGCGACGCGCTCTGCCCCGTCGACGAGCCGGAGGAAGTCCAGGTAGCCGACCGGATCGATCAGCTCGATCGGGCCCGGCAGGTCCCCGAGCAGTCCCGCGTCGTCGAGCGCCTGCTCGGTCCGGGGATGCGCCGGGAAGACGACCGGGAGCCGCGACTCGGCGAGTCCGGCGAGGATCTCGACCAGCCGGTCCGGGTCGTCGGTGTTCGTCGCGCGGTGGACCGTCGCGAGGACGTACTCCCCGTCGTCGTATCCGAGCCGGTCCAGCACGGACGAGCGCTCGCGCGCTCGCTCCCGGACGGCAAGCAGCGAATCGTACATCACGTCGCCGGTGACGTGGACGCCGTCCGTGATGCCCTCGGCGGCGAGCCTGTCCGCCGCGCGCGTCGACGGCGCGAACAGCAGGTCCGAGCAGTGATCGGTCAGGACGCGGTTCGTCTCTTCGGGCATCGACCAGTTGTCGCTGCGGAGGCCCGCCTCGACGTGGGCGACGAGCGGCTCGCGTTTCGCGCCGGCGAGGGCGGCGGCCAGCGTGGAGTTCGTGTCGCCGTAGACGAGTACGACGTCCGGCGATTCGTCTGCGACGACGCCGTCGAGTTCGGCGAGCATCGCTGCGGTCTGTTCCCCGTGAGTCCCCGAGCCGACGCCGAGGTTCGCGTCCGGTTCGGGGATGGGGAGCTCCTCGAAGAACACGTCGCTGAGTTCGTGGTCGTAGTGCTGTCCCGTGTGGACGAGCACCTCCTCGTGTGCGCCCGAGAGCGCGTCGGAGACGGGGAACGCTTTCACGAACTGCGGGCGAGCGCCGACGACGGAGAGGACCTTCATCTGGAGCCCCTCCGCGAACCGTCGACACACCGAACTACCGCCGTCCTGCGCACAGTACCACCACGAGGGACCCGAGCGAGAGTCGCCAACATACTACGATCGACCGAACGGTCGCCGTTGTGTCCCTTTGTTATGGATTACGTGCCGGACGACTCCGTGTATCAGACCGCGGCTAACGGGCCGCGAGGCGGGACGAGTGGCGGCCGACAGATTCGTCTCGGCGAGCGCTGGCGCCGAGGCCGGCCGAACGACGACGCGGCGAGTCCTCGTTCCCGCGGCGGACGCTGGAGGGGAGGGATCCCGAACCGGTAACCACACTATAACGAAACGGATCGAACTCGCAGCTACGCGATACGGAACGGCGCCGGAGACGTCCGTGCCTGGAGACAAACAGACAATGAGCGTGGAAATCAGGGAAGCGACACAGACGGATCGGTCGGAGTGGAACGGGTACGTCGAGCAGTCGCCGTGGGCCGGGCTCTTTCACCGCCGGGAGGTGATCGACGCGCTCGCCCGGCACACCGACGCGACCCCCACCCTCCTGGTGGGGTTCAAGGGGCAGGAACCGGTCGGGATCTTCCCGGTGTTCGAGCTGCGGAAGGGACCGGTCTCGGCCGCGGTGTCGCCGCCACCGGACGTCCGAGTCCCCTATCTCGGGCCCGCCCCGCTGAACGTCGACGGGATGAAACAGCGCAAGGCCGAGCGTCGCCAGCGCCGCTTTCTCGAGGGCTGTCTCGACTGGATCGACGAGATGCTCGATCCGGCGTACGTCCACCTGCGACTACACCACGGATATCCCGACCTGCGTCCGCTGACCTGGGAGGCGTTCGACGTCGACCCCGCCTACACCTACCTCGTCGACCTCTCGGTCGGGCGCGAGGACCTGCTCGACTCCTTCAGCCGCGACGCCCGGACCAACATCCGGGACGGCCGGGAGAACGACGACGTGACCGTCGAGGAGGGCGGCCGCGGCGACGTCCCCTTCGTCATGGATCGTGTCCGGCGGCGGTACGAGCGCCAGGACGTCGACTTCGGGCTCCCGACCGCGCTGGTCACGGACCTCTACGAGTCCCTGCCCGAGGGGGCGATCCGCCCCTACGTCTGTCGCGTGGACGGCCGCCGGGTCGGCGGCATCCTGGCCTGCGAGCTCGGGGACACCATTTCTCGGTGGCAGGGCGGGGTCAAGACCGACCTCGAGGTCGACGCGTCGATCAACGACCTGCTCGACTGGCGGGTGATGGCCGACGCCGTGGACCGCGGCCTGACGACCTACGACCTCGTCGGCGCCAACAACCAGCGAATCAACGACTACAAGGCGAAGTTCAATCCGGAACTCCAGCAGTTCTACAGCGTCGAACGCGGGTCGACGGTGATGACCCTCGCGACAGGCCTCTACCAGCGCCTCCGGGGGACCACCGGCAGCCTCTCGCCGGTGAAGTAGCGCGGGGCGTCAGCCCGTCGCGGCGACGTCCGCCACCGCGTCGACCAGTTTCTCGTACAGTTCGTCGGCCTGCTCGTCGTCGTAGTCGGTGTGGTACTCCTTCGCCACCCCGCGCTTGGCGAGGTTGACGTGCCGGTCCGGCGTGACGCCGTGGTCGTCGAGGCACTCGCGCGCACATTCGAGGGGACAGCCGTCGATCACGACCGTCGGCCGCCCGGACGTGGCGGCGTCGACGAGCGGTCCCACGTCGCCACCGACGCCGGCGATACAGGACATCTCCGCCACCTGCTCCCGGTCGAGCCTGACCGCGAGGTCGTTCGCCATCTGCGCCGCGCTCGAACACCCCGAACAGGAGTAGACGAGCGGCAGGTCGTCGTACGCGTCCGTCATCGAGAGACGGGTGATCCGGGGTCGCCCAAAGCCTTGCCCCGAACGCCGTTCGCCACGGACCCGGTCGCGGCCAGTCGTGGGACCGCTACTTCTTCGGCAGGGTCGCGACGAACTCCTCGGGGCCGACCCGGTCGACCACGTAGTTCTCGGCGTCGAACGACTCCACCTCGGCCGCCATCTGGTGGTACAGCGGCGTCGGCTCGTGATCGTTGACGATGGTCAACGCTTCGCCCGAGTCCAGGTCCTCGAAGGCCTGGAAGATCTTCGGGTGGCGCTCGGGCGGCGGGATCTCGCGGATGTCGAGTCGTGTTCCTGTCATTCCGACCAGACCTTCCGGCGGGACGACGAAGGCCGTTGTTCCGAAGGTGTTCCCCTCGCCTCCTCGCGACGGCTCAGGAGGATTCGACGGCGTCGAACAGTTCCTCGTAGTCGGGTTCGTTCGTCGGGTCGTCGGCGACCCAGCGGTAGACGACCGTCCCGTCCTCGTCGAGGACGAAGACGGCCCGGTTGGCGATGCCGTACAGCCCCAGGTCCGGGATGTCCATCTCCAGGTCGTAGGCCCGGATGGCGTCGCCGCCCATGTCGCTCACGAGGTCGAACTCGATGCCGTGCTCGTCGCGGAACGCGCCCTGGGAGAACGCCGAATCGGCGCTGACGCCGAGCAGCGTCGCCCCCCGCTCCTCGAACTCGGCGCGTCGGTCCTCGAGGGCGACCATCTCGTTGGTGCAGGGCGGCGTGAACGCCCCCGGGAAGAAGGCGAGCACGACCGGGCCGTCGCCGAGTCGGTCAGACAGGTCGAACGATTCGTGATCGCTGGTGCCGAGCGTCGCGGTGAACGTCGGCGCGGTGTCTCCGTTCTCGGGCATCACTCCAAGTGGGACCGCCAGCCGCATAAATTCGGTCACGAACGCGGTCCCCTGCCGGGTCGCGTCCCCGGTCACCCCCGCGGCGGGTCCGTGAGCGCCGGGTCCCGCGCCGAGGGCGTGAGCGACTTCAGGTCGAACTCGGACTTGCCGCAGAACCGCTCGGCCAGCGACGCGAGCGCGCCCGTCCGGAGCACGTCGG
Coding sequences:
- a CDS encoding polysaccharide deacetylase family protein, with the protein product MTVVENTDYPFALCLTHDVDRPYKTYQSLFYAVTERAPSHLLDLLPGRNPYWQFETITDLEADLGVRSAFYFLSEPPVWNHSPTDLLDFDALVQALGRYDVRDPELATVLRRLEGDGWEVGLHGSFHTPDDRERLQREKSRIESVVDGEIRGGRQHYLNLEIPDTWRHHEAIGLEYDASLGSRTECGFQFGYDVVRPFDDEFVVFPLTLMEQHLPDPGEEFARAWAVCESLLDTAAAERAVMTALFHPRYFCDRDFPGYRRLYRQLVEGALERGAWVGSPGQFYEEFLVDERQSVAERA
- the wecB gene encoding non-hydrolyzing UDP-N-acetylglucosamine 2-epimerase, giving the protein MKVLSVVGARPQFVKAFPVSDALSGAHEEVLVHTGQHYDHELSDVFFEELPIPEPDANLGVGSGTHGEQTAAMLAELDGVVADESPDVVLVYGDTNSTLAAALAGAKREPLVAHVEAGLRSDNWSMPEETNRVLTDHCSDLLFAPSTRAADRLAAEGITDGVHVTGDVMYDSLLAVRERARERSSVLDRLGYDDGEYVLATVHRATNTDDPDRLVEILAGLAESRLPVVFPAHPRTEQALDDAGLLGDLPGPIELIDPVGYLDFLRLVDGAERVATDSGGVQKEAFYLDTPCVTLREETEWEETVACGWNVLVGSDSGAIERNLGRVFDTTTKPDPYGDGNAAARIVSALETGVDGSEPRTARVSR
- a CDS encoding GNAT family N-acetyltransferase, with translation MSVEIREATQTDRSEWNGYVEQSPWAGLFHRREVIDALARHTDATPTLLVGFKGQEPVGIFPVFELRKGPVSAAVSPPPDVRVPYLGPAPLNVDGMKQRKAERRQRRFLEGCLDWIDEMLDPAYVHLRLHHGYPDLRPLTWEAFDVDPAYTYLVDLSVGREDLLDSFSRDARTNIRDGRENDDVTVEEGGRGDVPFVMDRVRRRYERQDVDFGLPTALVTDLYESLPEGAIRPYVCRVDGRRVGGILACELGDTISRWQGGVKTDLEVDASINDLLDWRVMADAVDRGLTTYDLVGANNQRINDYKAKFNPELQQFYSVERGSTVMTLATGLYQRLRGTTGSLSPVK
- a CDS encoding putative zinc-binding protein produces the protein MTDAYDDLPLVYSCSGCSSAAQMANDLAVRLDREQVAEMSCIAGVGGDVGPLVDAATSGRPTVVIDGCPLECARECLDDHGVTPDRHVNLAKRGVAKEYHTDYDDEQADELYEKLVDAVADVAATG
- a CDS encoding DUF2249 domain-containing protein, with amino-acid sequence MTGTRLDIREIPPPERHPKIFQAFEDLDSGEALTIVNDHEPTPLYHQMAAEVESFDAENYVVDRVGPEEFVATLPKK
- a CDS encoding redoxin domain-containing protein, which codes for MPENGDTAPTFTATLGTSDHESFDLSDRLGDGPVVLAFFPGAFTPPCTNEMVALEDRRAEFEERGATLLGVSADSAFSQGAFRDEHGIEFDLVSDMGGDAIRAYDLEMDIPDLGLYGIANRAVFVLDEDGTVVYRWVADDPTNEPDYEELFDAVESS